A window of Cryptomeria japonica chromosome 3, Sugi_1.0, whole genome shotgun sequence contains these coding sequences:
- the LOC131037437 gene encoding cationic peroxidase 1-like: MRSSCMIACITLLILCSSPANGQLSSTFYDKTCPKALSTVKAAVKAAVAKEKRMGASLVRLHFHDCFVNGCDGSILLDDSANITGEKTAGPNANSARGFDVIDTIKAQVESVCSGVVSCADILTIAARDSIVELGGQTWTVKLGRRDARAASLSGANSKIPGPASSLSALITAFSNQGLSTKDMVALSGAHTIGQARCTTFRTHIYNETNINTAFATSVKANCPSTGGDNNLSPLDVQTPIAFDNNYYKNLQSQKGLLHSDQELFNTGGSTNSLVTSYATNQNTFFRDFATAMVNMANIKPLTGTSGEVRKNCRKPN; encoded by the exons ATGAGGAGCAGTTGTATGATTGCGTGCATTACATTGCTGATCTTGTGTTCGAGTCCTGCCAATGGCCAACTGAGCTCGACATTTTACGATAAAACTTGTCCTAAGGCACTTTCCACGGTGAAAGCTGCGGTAAAAGCTGCAGTCGCCAAGGAGAAACGCATGGGCGCATCATTGGTCCGCCTTCACTTTCACGACTGCTTCGTCAAT GGGTGTGATGGGTCGATACTGTTGGATGATTCGGCCAACATAACGGGAGAGAAAACAGCCGGTCCTAATGCCAATTCTGCGAGAGGATTCGACGTGATAGACACCATCAAGGCTCAAGTAGAATCAGTTTGTAGTGGAGTTGTGTCTTGTGCTGACATTCTCACCATTGCTGCTCGTGATTCTATTGTGGAG CTGGGAGGACAAACATGGACAGTAAAGCTGGGAAGGAGAGATGCAAGGGCTGCAAGTCTGAGTGGCGCAAATAGCAAAATCCCTGGTCCCGCATCCAGCCTGAGTGCACTCATCACAGCTTTTAGTAATCAGGGCCTTTCTACCAAAGATATGGTAGCGCTTTCAG GAGCTCATACAATTGGTCAAGCAAGGTGCACCACATTCAGAACCCACATCTACAATGAAACCAATATCAACACTGCATTCGCCACTTCTGTGAAAGCTAACTGCCCAAGCACTGGTGGTGACAACAACCTGTCTCCCCTAGATGTTCAAACTCCCATTGCCTTTGATAACAACTACTACAAAAATCTTCAAAGCCAGAAGGGACTTCTTCACTCTGACCAGGAACTATTCAATACCGGAGGATCCACCAATTCTCTGGTTACTTCCTATGCTACGAATCAAAATACTTTCTTCCGTGATTTTGCTACTGCCATGGTCAATATGGCAAACATCAAACCTCTTACCGGTACCAGTGGTGAAGTGCGCAAAAACTGTAGAAAGCCCAATTAA